Proteins encoded within one genomic window of Methanosarcina barkeri str. Wiesmoor:
- a CDS encoding Sjogren's syndrome/scleroderma autoantigen 1 family protein, which yields MDSEKDKKVKRIARFLELGGTMLAEHCKVCGAPKFRYQGRVICPICDVQEEREAPEPAVEVQAQAPEPTPSTEKDKSSFESKKRVQAHRQKSRFGMKASETAEEEEKALETIEEEIPVLPPEKEESRRTPAAHRAPTVPVSHTVSSSKVPEAPVVQAAPSEREEKPAALSKVAGVHRDREVLEDLLFRKMVNIANCLQDETDPRRIAEDLELIGKGLGLIERLRQL from the coding sequence ATGGATTCTGAAAAAGATAAAAAAGTAAAGCGAATAGCCCGCTTCCTTGAACTAGGGGGCACAATGCTTGCTGAGCATTGTAAAGTCTGCGGAGCTCCAAAATTCCGCTATCAAGGTAGAGTAATCTGTCCTATATGTGATGTTCAGGAAGAGAGGGAAGCTCCTGAACCAGCCGTGGAAGTCCAGGCTCAGGCTCCTGAACCCACGCCGTCTACAGAAAAAGACAAATCTTCTTTTGAGAGTAAGAAGAGAGTCCAGGCACACAGGCAAAAATCAAGATTCGGGATGAAAGCCTCTGAAACTGCCGAAGAAGAGGAAAAAGCTCTCGAGACTATAGAAGAGGAAATTCCTGTATTACCTCCTGAAAAAGAAGAATCAAGAAGAACCCCTGCTGCTCATAGAGCTCCTACAGTTCCTGTATCTCATACAGTTTCTTCATCTAAAGTTCCTGAAGCTCCTGTAGTCCAGGCCGCACCTTCAGAAAGAGAAGAAAAACCTGCGGCATTATCAAAGGTAGCCGGAGTCCATAGAGACCGGGAAGTACTGGAAGACCTTCTTTTTAGAAAGATGGTCAACATTGCAAATTGCCTTCAGGATGAAACAGACCCACGTAGGATTGCCGAGGATTTAGAATTAATTGGAAAAGGGCTTGGGCTTATAGAACGCCTGAGGCAGTTATAA
- a CDS encoding UPF0147 family protein yields MSSNDSADVIKQCLQVLESITSDSSVPRNIRRSVNEIMDILNNESEPLFLRAASSISILEDISNDPNLPLHTRTLIWNLSSQLETIPVDE; encoded by the coding sequence ATGTCATCAAATGATTCAGCAGATGTTATAAAACAATGTCTTCAAGTTCTAGAAAGTATAACCAGTGACTCTTCAGTCCCTAGAAATATCAGGCGTTCCGTAAATGAAATTATGGATATACTGAACAACGAATCCGAACCTCTCTTTCTTAGAGCGGCATCAAGCATTTCCATTCTCGAAGATATAAGCAATGATCCTAACCTTCCTCTGCACACAAGAACTTTGATATGGAATCTTTCAAGCCAACTCGAGACCATTCCTGTAGATGAGTAA
- a CDS encoding haloacid dehalogenase — protein MKIVLEEISARIRENFEAKDSIREEGLKVSREVVRECRTASFALHDQKFEKADKSIKTAGHALEKLEVLFEGHADIYHAGFVEHAQQEYSEVSVLSSLLKEEGKKLPSPEELRVEYAAYLNGLGDVVGELRRHVLDLIREESFEKAEAFLGIMENIHAVLMDFDYPDAITGGLRRKTDVSRSLIEKTRGDVVNAIGQKKLETAMRNLESKL, from the coding sequence ATGAAAATCGTGCTTGAAGAAATCTCGGCCCGGATAAGAGAAAATTTTGAGGCCAAGGACAGTATAAGGGAAGAGGGATTGAAGGTTTCCCGGGAAGTTGTCAGGGAATGCAGGACAGCATCATTTGCTCTTCACGACCAGAAATTTGAAAAGGCAGATAAAAGTATCAAAACCGCAGGACATGCACTTGAGAAACTTGAAGTTCTTTTCGAAGGGCATGCTGATATTTATCATGCAGGCTTTGTAGAACATGCCCAGCAGGAGTATTCAGAGGTTTCAGTCCTCAGCAGCCTGCTGAAAGAAGAAGGAAAAAAACTTCCCTCCCCTGAAGAGTTAAGGGTTGAATATGCAGCTTACCTTAATGGGCTTGGGGACGTTGTCGGAGAGCTTAGGAGACATGTTCTGGACCTTATAAGGGAAGAGTCCTTTGAGAAAGCCGAAGCGTTTTTAGGTATAATGGAAAATATCCATGCAGTGCTTATGGACTTTGACTACCCTGATGCCATAACCGGAGGATTGAGGCGAAAAACCGACGTATCCCGCTCCTTAATAGAAAAGACACGTGGCGATGTTGTTAATGCAATTGGTCAGAAAAAGCTTGAGACTGCGATGCGAAATCTGGAATCAAAACTTTAA
- the sepS gene encoding O-phosphoserine--tRNA ligase: protein MKFDPEKIKRDAKENFDLTWNEGKKLVRTPTLNERYPRTILKYGKAHPVYDTIQKLREAYLRMGFEEMMNPLIVDDKEVHKQFGSEALAVLDRCFYLAGLPRPNVGISDERTAEVKEILGDIGNDGVEKIRQVLHSYKKGKIEGDDLVPEISTVLGVSDALVADMIDKVFPEFKELVPQASTKTLRSHMTSGWFISLGALLERQEPPFHFFSVDRCFRREQQEDASRLMTYYSASCVIMDEGVTVDHGKAVSEGLLSQFGFEKFLFRPDEKRSKYYIPDTQTEVFAFHPKLVGSNSKYSDGWIEIATFGIYSPTALAQYDIPCPVMNLGLGVERLAMILHDAPDIRSLTYPQIPQYTEWEMSDGELAKQVFVDKVPETSEGLAIAASIVSQCELHGEEPSPCEFPSWEGEICGRKVKVSVIEPEENTKLCGPAAFNEVVAYQGDIMGIPNTKKWQKAFENHSARAGIRFIEAFAAQAAREIEEAALSGATEHIVRIRIAKVPSEVNLRIGSIAQRYVTGKKKKIDMRGPVFTSVKAEFV from the coding sequence ATGAAATTTGATCCGGAAAAAATAAAAAGGGACGCTAAAGAGAACTTCGACCTTACCTGGAACGAGGGAAAAAAACTGGTCAGGACGCCTACCCTGAACGAACGTTACCCCAGGACCATTTTGAAATATGGAAAAGCCCATCCCGTTTACGATACAATCCAGAAACTTAGAGAAGCTTATTTAAGAATGGGCTTTGAAGAGATGATGAACCCTCTGATAGTGGATGATAAAGAGGTACATAAGCAGTTTGGAAGCGAAGCTCTTGCAGTCCTAGATCGCTGTTTTTATCTTGCAGGCCTGCCAAGGCCGAACGTTGGAATTTCCGATGAGCGCACCGCAGAGGTAAAAGAGATTCTCGGGGATATAGGCAACGATGGAGTGGAAAAGATAAGGCAGGTTCTCCATTCGTATAAAAAAGGAAAGATAGAAGGAGACGACCTTGTGCCCGAGATTTCAACAGTGCTTGGAGTTTCGGACGCCCTTGTTGCCGATATGATCGACAAGGTTTTCCCGGAATTTAAAGAGCTTGTACCCCAGGCAAGCACAAAGACACTCCGCAGCCATATGACAAGCGGCTGGTTTATTTCCCTCGGTGCCCTCCTTGAAAGACAAGAGCCTCCCTTCCACTTCTTCTCTGTAGACCGCTGTTTCAGGAGAGAACAGCAAGAGGATGCCTCCAGACTCATGACCTATTATTCGGCTTCCTGCGTAATTATGGATGAAGGTGTGACTGTTGACCATGGAAAAGCCGTTTCAGAAGGACTCCTTTCCCAGTTTGGATTTGAAAAATTCCTTTTCAGACCCGATGAGAAACGCAGCAAATACTATATTCCTGACACACAAACCGAGGTATTTGCTTTCCATCCAAAACTTGTGGGTTCTAACTCAAAGTACTCTGACGGCTGGATCGAGATTGCAACTTTTGGAATTTATTCTCCAACAGCACTTGCCCAATATGATATTCCGTGTCCTGTAATGAACCTCGGGCTCGGAGTGGAAAGGTTGGCAATGATTCTTCATGATGCCCCTGATATCCGCTCTCTTACCTACCCACAGATTCCACAGTATACTGAATGGGAAATGTCAGATGGCGAACTCGCAAAACAGGTTTTCGTAGATAAAGTACCCGAAACTTCTGAGGGACTTGCGATTGCAGCTTCCATTGTTTCCCAATGCGAACTGCATGGGGAAGAACCAAGTCCCTGTGAATTCCCTTCCTGGGAAGGAGAGATTTGCGGGAGAAAAGTAAAAGTTTCCGTAATCGAGCCAGAAGAAAACACAAAGCTCTGCGGACCTGCAGCTTTTAATGAGGTTGTAGCCTATCAGGGAGATATAATGGGAATTCCAAATACCAAAAAATGGCAGAAAGCTTTTGAAAACCATTCTGCAAGGGCAGGAATTCGCTTTATTGAAGCATTTGCAGCTCAGGCTGCCAGGGAAATTGAAGAAGCTGCTCTGTCAGGAGCAACTGAGCATATAGTCAGGATAAGAATCGCCAAAGTTCCCTCGGAAGTTAACCTGAGAATAGGCTCTATTGCCCAGCGTTATGTTACGGGCAAAAAGAAAAAAATAGATATGAGAGGCCCGGTTTTCACATCTGTAAAAGCTGAATTCGTGTGA
- a CDS encoding DUF169 domain-containing protein, whose product MHTDQSPFSKYPELSRLMETGEPVCVTFETEHEIGRKVGSKVGCEAEKSIEGKNEEIIASTGDEKFPEKSHFLFCELVQKARMGEAFLISGQSCSPGDYVLGFSEKSPATYYLNSGRYKDSQAAENAALSLPRLKKKFCFIRVEPLSLNTGSFDVLILFLKPEKAMRIVQASAYSEGKRAVMDTMGAASICGDCTVLAYRESMGLSFGCKGSRKHSGYADFEVPLGLSFEKASEIERILSKLPETRE is encoded by the coding sequence ATGCACACCGACCAAAGCCCTTTTTCAAAATATCCAGAGCTCAGCCGATTGATGGAGACCGGCGAGCCTGTATGTGTAACCTTTGAAACAGAGCACGAAATTGGGCGCAAAGTCGGAAGTAAAGTAGGGTGCGAAGCTGAAAAAAGTATTGAGGGAAAAAACGAGGAGATAATAGCTAGTACAGGAGACGAAAAATTTCCTGAAAAATCCCATTTTCTTTTTTGCGAACTTGTGCAGAAAGCCCGTATGGGAGAAGCGTTCCTTATTTCAGGGCAGAGCTGCTCTCCTGGAGATTATGTGCTTGGCTTTTCTGAAAAGAGCCCTGCAACATACTACCTGAATTCCGGAAGATATAAAGACTCGCAGGCTGCGGAAAATGCAGCCTTATCACTCCCGAGATTGAAAAAAAAGTTTTGCTTTATAAGAGTCGAGCCCCTGTCCCTGAACACAGGTAGTTTTGATGTGCTGATTCTTTTTCTGAAGCCCGAAAAAGCTATGCGCATTGTTCAGGCAAGTGCCTACTCGGAAGGAAAAAGGGCAGTAATGGATACAATGGGTGCAGCCTCAATCTGCGGAGACTGTACCGTACTTGCATACAGGGAAAGTATGGGCCTATCTTTCGGGTGCAAGGGATCAAGAAAACATAGTGGATATGCAGACTTTGAAGTTCCTCTTGGGCTTTCTTTTGAAAAAGCATCTGAAATAGAAAGAATTCTCTCAAAACTTCCGGAAACGAGGGAGTAA